From the Actinomycetota bacterium genome, one window contains:
- a CDS encoding glutamine--tRNA ligase/YqeY domain fusion protein, which translates to MNNQTPSPSPTERSDFIRDIVTADLREGRHKTVVTRFPPEPNGYLHIGHAKSICLNFGIAGEFGGRCHLRFDDTNPVKEEQEYIDAIETDVRWLGFDWGEHLYFASDYFQQLYEWARHLVRNGKAYVDDLTADEIREHRGTLTEPGRESPWRSRPAEESIDLLERMRAGEFPDGARVLRARIDMSSGNINMRDPVLYRILHAAHPRTGEEWCIYPTYDFAHGQSDAIEGISHSLCTLEFQDHRPLYDWLIDNLPVPSRPRQYEFARLNLTHTVLSKRTLLGLVKEGHMRGWDDPRMPTLSGLRRRGFPAEGIRDFVGAVGVAKSESVVEVEMLEHAVRDVLNRKALRRFAILNPLKVVIENYPEGQVEEMEAVNNPEDPSTGTRRVPFTRELWIEQDDFMEEPPRKFFRLAPGREVRLRYAYFVTCREVVKDADGKVIELRCTYDPDTRGGDAPDGRRPKATLHWLSTAHAQPAEVRLYDHLFRSPHPGADGGNVFEDLNPESETVLGHCFVEPALAALPAGETVQFERLGYFCPDLDSMPDAPVFNRTLTLRDTWAKLQAKGRHDSA; encoded by the coding sequence GTGAATAACCAGACTCCATCACCATCACCAACCGAGCGCAGCGACTTCATCCGCGATATCGTCACCGCCGACCTGCGGGAAGGCCGGCATAAGACGGTCGTCACCCGCTTCCCCCCCGAGCCGAACGGCTACCTCCATATCGGTCACGCCAAGTCCATATGTCTCAACTTCGGCATCGCCGGGGAGTTCGGCGGCCGTTGCCATCTGCGCTTCGACGACACCAATCCGGTGAAAGAGGAGCAGGAGTACATCGATGCCATCGAGACCGATGTTCGCTGGCTCGGGTTTGACTGGGGCGAGCACCTGTACTTCGCCTCTGATTACTTCCAGCAGCTCTACGAATGGGCGCGCCACCTCGTAAGGAATGGAAAGGCGTACGTGGACGACCTTACCGCCGATGAGATCCGGGAGCACCGGGGCACGCTGACGGAACCGGGCCGTGAGAGCCCTTGGCGGAGCCGCCCGGCAGAAGAGAGCATCGACCTGCTGGAACGCATGCGCGCCGGCGAATTCCCTGACGGAGCCCGCGTGCTGCGCGCGCGGATCGACATGAGTTCGGGGAACATCAACATGCGCGATCCGGTCCTGTACCGGATCCTGCATGCGGCACACCCGCGCACCGGTGAAGAGTGGTGCATCTACCCGACCTACGATTTCGCCCACGGACAATCCGACGCGATCGAGGGCATCTCGCACTCCCTCTGCACCCTGGAGTTCCAGGATCACCGGCCGCTCTACGACTGGCTCATCGACAATCTGCCGGTGCCCTCGCGTCCGCGCCAGTATGAGTTCGCGCGGCTCAATCTTACCCATACCGTCCTCTCCAAACGTACGCTCCTGGGTCTCGTCAAAGAGGGGCACATGCGCGGATGGGACGACCCCAGAATGCCAACGCTTTCGGGTCTGCGGCGGCGCGGCTTTCCTGCCGAGGGGATACGCGACTTCGTAGGCGCGGTGGGTGTTGCCAAGAGCGAGAGCGTCGTCGAGGTCGAGATGCTCGAGCACGCCGTGCGGGACGTCCTCAACCGAAAGGCCCTCCGCCGCTTCGCGATTCTGAATCCACTGAAGGTCGTCATCGAGAACTATCCTGAAGGTCAGGTCGAGGAGATGGAAGCCGTGAACAACCCGGAGGATCCATCAACCGGGACGCGCCGTGTGCCGTTCACGCGGGAACTCTGGATCGAGCAGGACGATTTCATGGAGGAGCCTCCGCGGAAGTTCTTCCGCCTGGCCCCCGGCCGCGAGGTGCGGCTCAGGTACGCTTACTTCGTGACCTGCCGCGAGGTCGTCAAGGACGCCGACGGCAAGGTCATCGAGCTCAGATGCACTTATGACCCGGACACGCGCGGAGGGGACGCGCCCGATGGGCGCCGCCCCAAGGCTACCCTCCATTGGCTTTCGACGGCACACGCGCAGCCCGCGGAGGTCAGACTCTACGACCACCTCTTCCGCAGCCCGCACCCGGGCGCGGATGGAGGCAACGTGTTCGAGGACCTGAACCCTGAATCAGAGACAGTGCTTGGGCACTGCTTCGTCGAGCCGGCGCTCGCCGCCCTGCCGGCTGGCGAGACCGTGCAGTTTGAGCGGCTTGGATACTTCTGTCCCGATCTGGACTCGATGCCGGATGCGCCCGTGTTCAACCGGACGCTTACGCTCCGGGACACATGGGCAAAACTGCAAGCGAAGGGCCGTCACGACTCGGCTTGA
- a CDS encoding type 1 glutamine amidotransferase: MSKVMVIQNVGCEPLGRFSEADAEFVYIRPFLGEPLPQNLDGWDALVVLGGPMAAYESGRSAFLGEEIALLGEAIAEDFPVLGVCLGSQLIAKAAGARVYAGPVRELGWGSVQLTEAAETDALFSGLPRELPVFQLHGDTFDLPRDAVRLAENSTYANQAFRIGGKVYGVQFHVEVVPGLAKSWVDEYADYLKTGGASGEEILRELDEKDKALRPVANTLIGRFLKL; this comes from the coding sequence ATGAGCAAGGTGATGGTAATACAGAACGTGGGCTGCGAGCCGCTGGGCCGGTTCTCGGAAGCGGATGCCGAATTTGTTTACATCAGGCCTTTTTTGGGCGAACCCTTGCCGCAAAACCTTGACGGCTGGGACGCGCTCGTGGTCCTCGGAGGCCCGATGGCGGCCTATGAATCCGGCCGCAGCGCCTTCCTCGGGGAAGAGATCGCGCTGCTTGGGGAAGCTATCGCCGAGGATTTCCCCGTGCTGGGCGTCTGTCTCGGATCCCAGCTCATCGCCAAAGCCGCAGGCGCCCGCGTATACGCGGGCCCAGTCCGGGAGCTTGGCTGGGGGTCGGTGCAGCTTACCGAGGCCGCGGAAACGGATGCGCTTTTTTCCGGCCTGCCCCGGGAGCTGCCAGTTTTCCAGTTGCACGGAGACACGTTCGACCTACCCAGGGATGCGGTGCGGCTGGCGGAAAACTCCACCTATGCCAACCAGGCATTCCGGATCGGCGGCAAGGTCTACGGAGTACAGTTTCATGTCGAGGTCGTGCCGGGGTTGGCAAAGAGCTGGGTGGATGAATACGCCGACTACCTCAAGACCGGCGGCGCATCGGGTGAGGAGATACTGCGCGAACTCGATGAGAAAGACAAAGCCCTGCGCCCTGTCGCCAACACGCTGATCGGCCGCTTCCTTAAACTCTGA
- a CDS encoding MFS transporter — protein sequence MSQPETQTVDESYYRTGKYRKRWWTLGVLSVSLLIIGLDNTILNVALPTIQKELTATSSELQWMVDAYVLVFASLLLTMGALGDRFGRKRTLQAGLIIFGISSFFAAHAATSNSLITWRSFMGAGGALIMPSTLSIITDVFPRKERGKAIGIWTGMAAVGIGLGPALGGWLIDNFSWGADFPFDITGDMSNWGSVFLINVPVIVLALLLGLFLVPESRDSKPPRIDVLGAVLSMTTLTTLVYSIIEAPSRGWLDTRVLGAFALAIVMGAAFIYWENRAEHPMLNLNFFRNPRFSVGVSSITMAFFTMFGMIFIVTQYLQFVHGYTPLQAGVRIMPFALGMLVGAANSYRLVGRLGTNRVVAMGLGVLAIVSASFYFWGPGTSFWIIGITVVAMSFGVSNTMAPSTNAVMGAVPLAKAGVGSAMNDTSRQVGGAFGVAILGAILNTIYSSQMAGNVAGLPPQASGPAQNSVGAAIEISAHIGGPHGQGLADAAKNAFMSGMHVTFLVAAAVTLVASILVYRLMPPHHLGGQDHAGGG from the coding sequence ATGAGCCAACCCGAAACCCAGACAGTAGACGAGTCTTATTACCGGACCGGCAAGTATCGAAAGCGCTGGTGGACGCTGGGCGTGCTTTCCGTCAGCCTGTTGATCATCGGGCTGGACAACACGATCCTCAACGTCGCCCTGCCGACCATCCAGAAAGAACTGACCGCCACGTCCTCCGAGCTCCAGTGGATGGTCGACGCTTACGTGCTTGTCTTCGCCAGCCTGCTACTGACCATGGGAGCGCTCGGCGACAGATTCGGCCGCAAGCGGACCCTGCAGGCGGGACTGATTATCTTCGGGATTTCCAGCTTTTTTGCCGCTCACGCGGCGACCAGCAACTCGCTGATAACCTGGAGATCGTTTATGGGAGCGGGCGGCGCGCTGATCATGCCGTCCACCCTCTCGATCATCACCGACGTTTTTCCGCGGAAAGAACGCGGCAAGGCAATCGGTATCTGGACGGGCATGGCCGCCGTCGGCATAGGTCTGGGGCCGGCGCTGGGCGGCTGGCTGATCGACAATTTCAGCTGGGGAGCGGATTTTCCCTTCGACATCACCGGTGACATGTCCAACTGGGGCTCGGTCTTCCTCATCAATGTCCCCGTTATCGTCCTGGCTCTGCTCCTGGGCCTGTTCCTGGTTCCGGAAAGCCGGGACTCCAAACCGCCGCGGATCGACGTCCTGGGCGCGGTGCTCTCGATGACAACACTGACAACGCTGGTCTATTCCATCATCGAGGCGCCCTCACGCGGCTGGCTCGACACGCGGGTGCTGGGCGCATTTGCCCTCGCCATCGTGATGGGTGCAGCTTTCATTTACTGGGAAAACCGCGCCGAGCACCCAATGCTCAACCTGAACTTCTTCCGCAATCCGCGCTTCTCGGTTGGAGTCAGCAGCATCACCATGGCCTTCTTCACCATGTTCGGGATGATCTTTATAGTCACGCAGTATCTACAGTTCGTTCATGGGTATACGCCGCTGCAGGCCGGCGTCAGGATCATGCCGTTTGCCCTGGGAATGCTGGTGGGCGCGGCCAACAGTTACCGGCTGGTCGGCAGACTGGGAACCAATCGAGTAGTGGCAATGGGCCTGGGGGTGCTGGCGATCGTATCGGCCAGTTTTTATTTCTGGGGCCCTGGAACTTCTTTCTGGATCATTGGAATAACCGTGGTAGCCATGTCTTTCGGTGTCTCCAACACCATGGCCCCATCTACGAATGCGGTCATGGGCGCCGTGCCGCTGGCCAAGGCCGGCGTGGGTTCCGCTATGAACGACACCAGCCGCCAGGTCGGCGGGGCGTTCGGCGTTGCCATCCTGGGGGCCATCCTCAATACTATCTATTCTTCGCAGATGGCTGGAAACGTGGCCGGCCTTCCCCCTCAGGCGTCAGGCCCGGCGCAGAATTCCGTCGGCGCCGCCATCGAGATTTCCGCCCATATCGGCGGTCCGCATGGGCAAGGGCTGGCCGACGCCGCCAAGAACGCTTTTATGAGCGGAATGCACGTGACCTTCCTGGTGGCCGCTGCGGTGACGCTGGTTGCCTCGATACTCGTCTACAGGCTTATGCCGCCACATCATCTCGGCGGCCAGGATCATGCCGGCGGCGGCTGA
- a CDS encoding NAD-dependent epimerase/dehydratase family protein: MRILITGGAGFIGSHTAELFVKEGHDVTVVDDFSSGSKSNLDAVAGEIELVEQDIRDTSALSRACKDCDVILHLAAISSVEKSIEDPLATHEVNTGGCLSVMEAARENKVSRVIFSSSAAVYGDDPELPKTESSPVLPLSPYAWHKLTGEFYGRNYRELHGIDFLALRYFNVYGLRQDPASPYSGVLTIFMNRAKRNEPLTIFGDGSQTRDFIHVSDIARVNLLAAGAAGPLPGIINVSRGIETSILEAAQLIRAAAGSRSEIVFGEARKGDIRRSFASNEMLGSTLGYTPGVSIEAGLESLLEE, encoded by the coding sequence ATGAGAATCCTGATAACAGGCGGAGCCGGTTTCATCGGCTCCCATACCGCCGAGCTGTTCGTGAAAGAGGGTCACGATGTGACTGTCGTTGATGATTTCTCTTCCGGCAGCAAGTCAAACCTGGATGCGGTCGCCGGCGAGATCGAACTGGTCGAACAGGACATCCGCGATACCTCCGCCCTTTCCCGGGCCTGTAAAGATTGTGACGTAATCCTGCATCTTGCAGCTATTTCTTCCGTGGAAAAATCAATCGAGGACCCTCTGGCGACCCACGAGGTGAATACCGGCGGCTGTTTAAGTGTGATGGAAGCCGCCAGAGAAAACAAGGTTAGCCGGGTCATATTCTCCAGCTCGGCGGCGGTCTACGGAGACGATCCGGAGCTGCCGAAGACTGAGTCCTCGCCTGTGCTTCCTCTCTCTCCCTATGCCTGGCACAAGCTGACCGGAGAGTTCTACGGCCGCAACTACCGCGAGTTACACGGGATCGATTTCCTGGCGCTGCGTTATTTTAACGTCTATGGTCTCCGCCAGGATCCCGCTTCACCGTACTCCGGAGTACTGACGATCTTCATGAACCGCGCCAAGAGGAATGAGCCGCTGACGATCTTCGGCGATGGCTCTCAGACGCGCGACTTCATCCATGTCTCGGATATCGCCCGCGTGAACCTTCTGGCCGCCGGCGCCGCCGGTCCGCTTCCCGGGATCATCAATGTCTCACGCGGCATCGAGACCAGTATTCTCGAGGCAGCCCAGCTGATCCGCGCCGCAGCCGGCAGCAGGAGCGAGATCGTTTTCGGGGAGGCCCGCAAAGGCGACATCCGCCGTTCTTTTGCCTCGAATGAAATGCTGGGGTCTACCCTTGGCTACACGCCGGGGGTCTCGATCGAAGCCGGCCTCGAAAGCCTTCTGGAAGAATAG
- a CDS encoding glycosyltransferase family 4 protein: MRVAIVHGYFLGDSGSAIYTRELARELTRAGHEVTIVCQEQRPEAYDFIDSLYVYGDGNLRPEAVYGREPLYAGSCRLVRPHIGGRILTYVAGPFPPFEATPFQDAPDGWIREYVEANIAAMTSIFQYWPQDLVVANHAVMQPYVVRQALEGLSPQVVRPALEGRAPYVVTIHGSELNFTVSRDARMEPYMAAGLSGATAIAALSADSLAQVVGMAGSLGVDISGEAAVLPPGVDTRLFVPETDRSAAMRAVSGSIDPAKDDIAVFAGRLMWTKGLQYAIAALPLILRRRPRFQLIVVGDGPQLQALERLAGAIETGDIDTARVLVEREPELKAGAEYGPVIPLMDTESAMLYRRGASGLGARIHYTGHLPHERLAPIFGAADLSLAPSVFPEAFGLVSIEAVSAGALPVATYQTGLRAPLDMLAELLGEDGFRRLGPGCALTEALAGAVIAALSDYPTRAADFRQGLHRAAEENFSWGMVAKRYLAYAAG; the protein is encoded by the coding sequence TTGCGCGTCGCGATAGTCCACGGTTATTTCCTGGGAGATTCGGGAAGCGCCATCTATACCCGCGAGCTGGCGAGGGAGCTGACCCGCGCCGGGCATGAAGTGACGATTGTCTGCCAGGAGCAACGCCCGGAGGCTTACGATTTCATCGACAGCCTCTACGTCTACGGCGACGGCAACCTCAGGCCCGAAGCCGTTTACGGGCGCGAGCCGCTTTATGCCGGCAGTTGCCGCCTGGTGCGTCCACACATCGGCGGCAGGATCCTCACCTATGTCGCCGGGCCTTTTCCGCCGTTTGAAGCCACTCCATTTCAGGACGCACCCGACGGATGGATCCGGGAATATGTAGAGGCAAATATCGCGGCGATGACATCGATCTTCCAGTATTGGCCGCAAGACCTGGTTGTGGCCAACCATGCGGTCATGCAGCCATATGTGGTGCGGCAAGCTCTTGAGGGGCTTTCGCCGCAAGTGGTGCGGCCGGCTCTTGAGGGGCGCGCGCCGTATGTGGTGACCATCCACGGCAGCGAGCTTAATTTCACCGTGAGCAGGGATGCCCGTATGGAGCCGTATATGGCGGCCGGGCTGTCGGGAGCCACTGCGATCGCAGCCTTGAGCGCCGATAGCCTTGCTCAGGTCGTGGGCATGGCCGGCAGTCTGGGCGTCGACATCTCCGGCGAGGCGGCGGTGCTGCCCCCGGGGGTGGATACACGCCTGTTTGTCCCGGAAACCGACCGCTCAGCCGCGATGCGGGCTGTCTCCGGCAGCATCGACCCGGCGAAGGACGACATCGCCGTCTTCGCGGGAAGGCTCATGTGGACGAAGGGGCTTCAATACGCTATTGCGGCCTTGCCCCTGATTTTGCGCCGGCGTCCGCGGTTTCAGCTGATCGTCGTTGGTGACGGGCCCCAGCTCCAGGCCCTCGAGAGGCTGGCCGGGGCGATTGAAACCGGTGATATCGATACCGCCAGGGTGCTGGTGGAGCGTGAACCCGAACTGAAAGCGGGTGCTGAATACGGGCCGGTCATCCCTCTTATGGATACAGAATCGGCGATGCTGTATCGCCGCGGCGCCTCAGGGCTCGGCGCGCGGATACATTATACCGGGCATCTTCCTCACGAACGTCTGGCGCCGATCTTCGGCGCGGCCGACCTGTCCCTGGCTCCGTCGGTATTTCCGGAAGCCTTCGGGCTGGTGAGCATCGAAGCCGTGTCGGCGGGCGCGTTGCCGGTAGCCACGTACCAGACGGGGCTGCGCGCCCCGCTTGACATGCTTGCCGAACTGTTAGGAGAGGACGGCTTTAGGCGCCTGGGCCCCGGATGCGCGCTGACCGAAGCCCTGGCGGGGGCCGTGATCGCGGCTCTCTCAGATTATCCGACCCGCGCAGCGGATTTCCGTCAAGGGCTGCATCGCGCGGCCGAGGAGAACTTTTCCTGGGGAATGGTCGCGAAACGCTATCTCGCATACGCAGCCGGCTGA
- a CDS encoding glycosyltransferase family 39 protein, with product MKQLFLKWVHNAGARDITILAAVVLVLTIPFINQAFHWDDRDFIDQARVTVQDPLQFNFVDYQERGVYRAVMVFRHPPLLSYYMAAFMKIGGESEVLLHGAFVLFPLIAAVSMYSLGRRFTRHPMIASLLLVFTPGFMVLSHTVMGNLPGVALWLAATALFVWGLDRDDWKLLILSGLAMAASIMIFAQALELAAILAVYAILKWRFRLRVFAAFVIPAAAYGWWRFYIGQRYGRAPAINYVVDFNTNSQIRSLFVFIGGSIFFPLSAWVLYLRRKVDLLAAFALLPPLITWVAVYYVAKGDLTLWQGIQVSALAVAGYCIFYGLFSSAVSEAWNLVKRRKGSIDAMFLFSWFAAVAAVYAGTTSLPYVAVRHLLPLFAPVILLFVRGIEDLWPMRPRLRTSFVVATLALTLAAGLATSIADYRLANSYRTVAAQMQEKYAGDPTRLWALGEFGFRYYMEKDGFEYLGVHSKASPGDIVVTSYLASNGLVAPLPAGFYTTLNRFDVEDGFPVRIMNPWAGAGFYGNSVGPLPFSFATDKLDVIEEDQLDWKAQPQEGSGG from the coding sequence TTGAAACAGTTATTTCTCAAGTGGGTACATAATGCCGGCGCCAGGGATATAACGATCCTGGCTGCGGTGGTTCTGGTTCTTACCATCCCTTTCATCAACCAGGCGTTTCACTGGGACGACCGCGATTTCATCGACCAGGCCAGGGTCACGGTCCAGGACCCGCTGCAATTCAACTTCGTGGATTATCAGGAGCGCGGCGTCTACCGGGCTGTCATGGTCTTCCGGCATCCGCCGCTGCTCTCATATTATATGGCTGCGTTCATGAAGATCGGAGGCGAGAGCGAGGTGCTGCTGCACGGCGCCTTTGTGTTGTTCCCGCTGATCGCCGCCGTCTCCATGTATTCTTTGGGCCGCAGGTTTACCAGGCACCCGATGATTGCCAGCCTGTTGCTGGTCTTCACTCCCGGATTCATGGTGCTGTCACATACGGTCATGGGGAATCTGCCGGGGGTGGCCCTTTGGCTCGCGGCCACCGCCCTTTTCGTCTGGGGCTTGGACAGGGATGACTGGAAGCTGCTGATCCTCTCCGGGCTGGCGATGGCCGCCTCGATCATGATCTTTGCCCAGGCTCTGGAGCTGGCGGCGATTCTGGCGGTTTACGCCATCCTCAAATGGAGGTTCCGGCTGCGGGTCTTTGCCGCTTTTGTGATTCCGGCGGCCGCCTACGGCTGGTGGCGCTTCTACATCGGTCAGCGATACGGCCGCGCGCCGGCGATCAATTACGTGGTTGACTTCAATACCAATTCGCAGATTCGTTCGCTGTTCGTATTTATTGGCGGCTCGATCTTCTTCCCTCTTTCAGCCTGGGTCCTGTACCTGCGCCGCAAGGTCGATCTGCTGGCCGCGTTTGCGCTGCTGCCTCCCCTGATAACCTGGGTGGCCGTTTATTATGTGGCCAAGGGTGACCTGACCTTGTGGCAGGGAATACAGGTATCGGCGCTCGCGGTCGCCGGCTACTGCATATTCTACGGCCTGTTTTCCTCAGCCGTATCGGAAGCCTGGAACCTGGTCAAACGCCGGAAGGGCTCCATCGACGCCATGTTTCTCTTTTCCTGGTTCGCAGCCGTGGCGGCTGTATACGCCGGCACGACCTCGCTTCCCTACGTCGCCGTCAGGCATCTGCTGCCGCTTTTTGCCCCGGTCATATTGCTTTTCGTCCGCGGCATCGAGGACCTCTGGCCGATGCGGCCGCGGCTGCGGACCTCGTTCGTGGTGGCAACGCTGGCCTTGACTCTGGCGGCGGGGCTTGCCACCTCGATCGCCGATTACCGCCTGGCGAATTCCTACCGCACCGTCGCCGCGCAGATGCAGGAAAAATATGCAGGCGATCCCACCAGGCTCTGGGCGCTGGGAGAATTCGGCTTCCGTTATTACATGGAAAAAGACGGCTTCGAATACCTCGGAGTCCACTCCAAAGCAAGTCCGGGCGACATCGTCGTGACCTCGTATCTCGCCTCAAACGGTCTGGTGGCGCCGCTGCCGGCTGGTTTCTACACGACGCTCAACCGGTTCGATGTCGAGGACGGCTTCCCGGTCCGGATCATGAATCCCTGGGCGGGCGCCGGTTTCTACGGCAACTCCGTCGGCCCGCTGCCGTTTTCCTTTGCCACCGACAAACTCGACGTGATCGAAGAGGATCAGCTCGACTGGAAAGCTCAGCCTCAGGAGGGCAGCGGTGGCTGA
- a CDS encoding GyrI-like domain-containing protein has protein sequence MATLAKVDLVRELKELYRPSARKPSIVDVPEMNFLMLDGSGDPAISQEFQEACGALYGMSYALKFTLKNEGRTDYKVMPLEGLWWMKGSRNFDSARRDEWQWSLLIAQPDEVTAADVKEATVQLRQKKNPPALPKVRFRSFAEGKAVQIMYTGPYSEEGPTIRMLHRFAADSGFKLTGKHHEIYMGDPRRAAPEKLKTIIRQPVK, from the coding sequence ATGGCAACTTTAGCCAAAGTCGATCTTGTCAGGGAGCTCAAGGAACTCTACCGGCCCTCCGCCAGAAAACCCTCGATCGTCGACGTTCCCGAAATGAACTTCCTGATGCTGGACGGCAGCGGCGACCCGGCTATCTCGCAGGAATTCCAGGAAGCATGCGGCGCCCTTTACGGCATGTCTTATGCATTGAAATTCACATTGAAGAACGAAGGCAGGACCGACTACAAGGTGATGCCGCTCGAGGGACTGTGGTGGATGAAGGGAAGCAGGAATTTTGACTCGGCCAGGAGGGACGAATGGCAATGGAGCCTGCTGATCGCTCAGCCGGACGAAGTCACCGCCGCTGATGTCAAGGAGGCGACCGTGCAACTGCGTCAGAAGAAGAATCCGCCGGCGCTTCCCAAGGTCAGGTTCAGGAGCTTTGCCGAGGGCAAGGCCGTGCAGATCATGTATACAGGACCGTACTCGGAGGAGGGGCCGACGATCCGGATGCTGCACCGGTTCGCGGCTGATAGCGGCTTTAAGCTGACCGGCAAACATCACGAGATCTACATGGGCGACCCCCGGCGCGCGGCGCCCGAGAAACTCAAAACCATAATCCGGCAACCGGTAAAGTAG
- a CDS encoding response regulator: protein MDALEGTQINILLVEDNPDDVLLTTKLLKHAKLMNSIAVVNDGEEALAYLLQEGEFASALRPDLVLLDLNLPKKSGNEVLAAIRSNPTLCSITVVIQSASDDETELLKNSDFSADCYVTKPVDLDKMIQIVSSVEDFGLSVVSAG from the coding sequence TTGGACGCCCTCGAGGGAACTCAGATAAATATACTTCTGGTCGAGGACAACCCCGACGACGTCCTACTGACGACGAAACTGCTCAAACACGCCAAGCTCATGAACAGCATCGCTGTCGTCAATGACGGGGAGGAAGCGCTCGCCTACCTGCTGCAGGAGGGTGAATTCGCCAGCGCCCTGCGGCCCGATCTCGTTCTGTTAGACCTGAATCTGCCCAAAAAAAGCGGCAATGAAGTGCTGGCCGCGATCCGGAGTAATCCCACCCTTTGCAGCATCACGGTTGTCATTCAGTCCGCATCGGACGATGAGACCGAGCTGTTGAAAAACAGTGACTTCAGCGCGGACTGTTATGTAACCAAACCTGTGGATCTCGACAAAATGATCCAGATAGTCAGTTCGGTTGAAGACTTCGGGCTCAGCGTTGTCAGCGCCGGCTAA